A genomic segment from Actinoplanes sichuanensis encodes:
- a CDS encoding CheR family methyltransferase yields the protein MTSAAATGLSDADFTRFCDYFYKRTGIHFTASKRYFVDKRIDACIRNSRYDTFASWFAALRTADRGDMVQDLINQLTVNETYFLREDYQFDAMLSTVLPNVLAARGGVGRMTGPVKILSLPCSTGEEPYSIALRLLEEWDQIDHVDVEIHGADIDSDVLAKAAHASYGERSVQRVPKTWLSKYFVAVGSGRYQVDEGIRSAVTLHRVNICDTASMRAFRDFDVVFCRNVLIYFDELSSRRAAENLYGAMRPGGYLFLGHSESMSRISPIFTPTRLPEGLVYQRPSGAK from the coding sequence ATGACGAGCGCTGCCGCCACGGGGCTGTCCGACGCCGACTTCACTCGGTTCTGCGACTACTTCTACAAGCGCACCGGGATCCACTTCACCGCGTCGAAGCGGTACTTCGTCGACAAACGGATCGACGCCTGCATTCGCAACTCCCGGTACGACACGTTCGCGAGCTGGTTTGCGGCGCTGCGGACGGCCGACCGGGGCGACATGGTCCAGGACCTGATCAATCAGCTCACCGTCAACGAGACCTACTTCCTGCGCGAGGACTACCAGTTCGACGCCATGCTCAGCACGGTGCTGCCCAACGTACTGGCGGCCCGCGGGGGCGTCGGACGGATGACCGGGCCGGTGAAGATCCTCTCGCTGCCGTGCTCGACCGGCGAGGAGCCGTACTCGATCGCTCTCCGTCTTCTCGAGGAATGGGACCAGATCGACCACGTGGACGTCGAGATCCACGGCGCCGACATCGACAGCGACGTGCTCGCCAAGGCGGCACACGCCAGCTACGGCGAACGGTCCGTGCAACGAGTGCCGAAGACCTGGCTGAGCAAGTACTTCGTCGCCGTCGGGTCCGGCCGCTACCAGGTCGACGAGGGTATCCGCAGCGCGGTGACCCTGCACCGGGTGAACATCTGCGACACCGCCTCGATGCGGGCGTTCCGCGACTTCGACGTCGTCTTCTGCCGCAACGTGCTCATCTACTTCGACGAGCTGTCCAGCCGCCGGGCCGCCGAGAACCTGTACGGCGCGATGCGACCCGGCGGCTACCTGTTCCTCGGCCATTCCGAGTCGATGAGCCGGATCTCGCCGATCTTCACGCCGACCCGCCTGCCGGAGGGCCTCGTCTACCAGCGACCGAGCGGAGCCAAGTGA
- a CDS encoding HEAT repeat domain-containing protein → MGLVRKQAPQQPEEVLPEPPDTGTLLSQLDDPDPDCRREAALGLVDVAEAVPELLARVGTEEDPRVLESILTTLAARDTEEVAGGLAVHLASDEAVLRTAVAAALATMPQSVPALLPNLLAAPDHDVRVMTAMVLADLPHPEAHTWLVKMICEDPHPNVVTGAIDALLPSATAEDAQLLRDAVERFPDDPFLRFTVNAALPRLTGTA, encoded by the coding sequence ATGGGACTCGTCCGCAAGCAGGCCCCCCAGCAGCCGGAGGAGGTCCTGCCCGAACCACCCGACACCGGGACACTGCTGAGCCAGTTGGACGACCCCGACCCGGACTGCCGGCGGGAGGCCGCCCTCGGCCTGGTCGACGTCGCCGAGGCGGTGCCGGAACTGCTGGCCCGAGTGGGCACCGAGGAGGATCCCCGGGTTCTGGAGTCGATCCTCACCACGCTCGCGGCCCGCGACACCGAGGAGGTGGCCGGCGGGCTCGCGGTGCACCTGGCCAGCGACGAGGCCGTGCTGCGGACCGCGGTCGCGGCGGCTCTGGCCACCATGCCGCAGTCGGTCCCGGCGCTGCTGCCGAACCTGCTGGCCGCCCCCGACCACGACGTCCGCGTGATGACCGCGATGGTGCTGGCCGACCTGCCACATCCGGAGGCGCACACCTGGCTGGTCAAGATGATCTGTGAGGACCCGCACCCGAACGTGGTGACCGGGGCGATCGACGCGCTGCTCCCGTCGGCCACGGCCGAGGACGCCCAGTTGCTGCGCGACGCCGTGGAGCGATTCCCGGACGACCCGTTCCTACGGTTCACGGTGAACGCGGCACTGCCCCGGCTGACCGGGACGGCGTGA
- the sigB gene encoding RNA polymerase sigma factor SigB — MTDDVEPLADLDATDERGVSADLVRAYLNGIGRTRLLTAVEEVTLSKRIEAGLYAEEKLPAAPADLAPLLHIIAAEGKAAKNHLLEANLRLVVSIAKRYTGRGMAFLDLIQEGNLGLIRAVEKFDYTKGYKFSTYATWWIRQAITRAMADQARTIRIPVHMVEQVNRMVRCRRDLAAQLGREPGIAEIAKAMDVPEFQVIELISYDREPVSLDQAVGEDGESALGDFVAAVDPNVPGEGHTQGELRSEVEIVLSTLSERESAVIRLRFGLDDGRQRTLDEVGREFGLSRERIRQIEKVTMLKLRDPERASRLEAYAS; from the coding sequence ATGACCGACGATGTCGAGCCGCTGGCCGACCTGGACGCCACGGACGAGCGCGGCGTTTCCGCCGACCTGGTCCGCGCCTACCTCAACGGCATCGGCCGGACCCGGCTGCTGACCGCCGTCGAGGAGGTCACGCTCTCCAAGCGCATCGAGGCGGGCCTCTACGCCGAGGAGAAGCTGCCGGCGGCGCCCGCCGACCTGGCGCCTCTTCTGCACATCATCGCCGCGGAGGGCAAGGCCGCGAAGAACCACCTGCTCGAGGCCAACCTCCGGCTCGTGGTCAGCATCGCGAAGCGCTACACCGGTCGCGGCATGGCCTTCCTCGACCTGATCCAGGAGGGCAACCTCGGCCTGATCCGCGCGGTCGAGAAGTTCGACTACACCAAGGGCTACAAGTTCTCCACGTACGCCACCTGGTGGATCCGGCAGGCCATCACCCGCGCCATGGCCGACCAGGCCCGCACCATCCGCATCCCGGTGCACATGGTCGAGCAGGTCAACCGGATGGTCCGCTGCCGGCGTGACCTGGCCGCCCAGCTCGGCCGGGAGCCCGGCATCGCCGAGATCGCCAAGGCGATGGACGTGCCGGAGTTCCAGGTCATCGAGCTCATCTCGTACGACCGGGAGCCGGTCAGCCTGGACCAGGCGGTCGGTGAGGACGGCGAGAGCGCCCTCGGTGACTTCGTCGCCGCGGTCGACCCGAACGTTCCCGGTGAGGGCCACACCCAGGGCGAGCTGCGCAGCGAGGTGGAGATCGTGCTGTCCACCCTCTCCGAGCGGGAGTCCGCGGTGATCCGACTGCGCTTCGGCCTGGACGACGGCCGGCAGCGCACCCTCGACGAGGTGGGCCGCGAGTTCGGGCTCAGCCGCGAGCGGATCCGCCAGATCGAGAAGGTGACGATGCTCAAGCTGCGTGACCCGGAGCGGGCGTCCCGCCTCGAGGCCTACGCCTCCTGA
- a CDS encoding chemotaxis protein CheW yields the protein MDADTDLADDEFDENSDFVTFDMAGERYAFPMQRVQEIIRMPAVVKVPLGPPSLEGLANLRGRVLPVVSLRICCAMEQTEHDETTRVIVVDGGVPLGFVVDRVSSVISIDPQQVESAESVQSTVNSDVLVGVIKSGEGEMTTVLDVDRLIGSQFTRLASEKRGGRDSSAVTRLAAEGDADADLDDTLELVSFAVEGQEYALPIDQVQEIVQAPESVSHVPNAGSRVLGVIDLRGRLLPVVSMRRVFGLPVTPLEPQNRIVVVSIDGGVVGVVMDTVREVLRVPHELVAPLPSVVAGEGRKTEVESVCRLEDGRRLVSVLSVNRMFDSPEVRNEIADYRQEDEPDMVDERAADDGRGDEELFVVFRLDDEEYAVDVDAVQEIIRVPEALIRVPKSYDFVEGLVNLRGTVLPVVDLRTRLGLGRTERDERQRIVVLIIGGVRTGFIVDSVAEVARVGRNVLEPAPELSAEQARVVSRVANLPDQQRMLLLVQVDQLLAAGQADQAAELCVTVADEALVGV from the coding sequence ATGGACGCCGACACCGATCTCGCCGACGACGAGTTCGACGAGAACAGCGACTTCGTCACGTTCGACATGGCGGGGGAGCGGTACGCCTTCCCGATGCAGCGGGTCCAGGAGATCATCCGGATGCCCGCCGTGGTGAAGGTGCCGCTCGGCCCGCCGTCGCTGGAGGGCCTGGCCAATCTGCGCGGCCGGGTGCTGCCGGTGGTGAGCCTGCGGATCTGCTGCGCGATGGAGCAGACCGAGCACGACGAGACCACCCGGGTGATCGTGGTGGACGGCGGGGTGCCGCTCGGCTTCGTCGTCGACCGGGTCTCCAGCGTGATCAGCATCGACCCGCAGCAGGTGGAGTCGGCCGAGTCGGTGCAGTCGACGGTCAACTCGGACGTCCTGGTCGGGGTGATCAAGTCCGGTGAGGGCGAGATGACCACGGTGCTCGACGTGGACCGGCTGATCGGCAGCCAGTTCACCCGGCTCGCCTCCGAGAAGCGGGGTGGCCGGGACAGCTCGGCGGTGACCCGGCTCGCCGCCGAGGGCGACGCCGACGCCGATCTCGACGACACCCTGGAGCTGGTCAGTTTCGCCGTCGAGGGGCAGGAGTACGCCCTCCCGATCGACCAGGTGCAGGAGATCGTGCAGGCCCCCGAGTCGGTGAGTCACGTGCCGAACGCCGGCAGCCGGGTGCTGGGCGTGATCGACCTGCGTGGCCGGCTGCTGCCGGTGGTGAGTATGCGCCGGGTCTTCGGGCTGCCGGTGACGCCGCTGGAGCCGCAGAACCGGATCGTGGTGGTCTCCATCGACGGCGGCGTGGTGGGCGTGGTGATGGACACCGTGCGCGAGGTGCTGCGGGTGCCGCACGAACTGGTCGCCCCGCTGCCGAGCGTGGTGGCCGGGGAGGGCCGCAAGACCGAGGTGGAGTCGGTGTGCCGGCTCGAGGACGGCAGACGCCTGGTCTCGGTGCTGAGCGTGAACCGGATGTTCGACTCGCCGGAGGTACGCAACGAGATCGCCGACTATCGGCAGGAGGACGAGCCCGACATGGTCGACGAGCGGGCGGCCGACGACGGCCGCGGCGACGAGGAGCTGTTCGTGGTGTTCCGCCTCGACGACGAGGAGTACGCCGTCGACGTCGATGCGGTGCAGGAGATCATCCGGGTGCCGGAGGCGCTGATCCGGGTGCCCAAGTCGTACGACTTCGTGGAGGGCCTGGTCAACCTGCGCGGCACCGTGCTGCCGGTGGTGGACCTGCGGACCCGGCTCGGGCTGGGCCGGACCGAGCGCGACGAGCGGCAGCGGATCGTGGTGCTGATCATCGGCGGGGTTCGGACCGGGTTCATCGTGGACTCGGTGGCCGAGGTGGCCCGGGTCGGCCGCAACGTGCTGGAGCCGGCCCCGGAGCTCTCCGCCGAACAGGCGCGGGTGGTGTCCCGGGTGGCGAACCTGCCGGACCAGCAGCGGATGCTCCTGCTCGTCCAGGTGGACCAGTTGCTCGCGGCGGGGCAGGCGGATCAGGCCGCGGAGTTGTGCGTGACGGTCGCCGACGAGGCGCTCGTCGGGGTCTGA
- a CDS encoding response regulator, whose protein sequence is MTADTPTRARVLVVDDAATVRLYHSSLLTGAGFEVSEAANGLEAVEAALGASFDLFVVDVNMPRMNGYTCVETLRSETVGSDAPVVMISTEDRPGDADRAYQAGANLYLVKPVAGDRLARIATMLTAGRDAA, encoded by the coding sequence ATGACCGCGGACACCCCGACCCGAGCCCGGGTGCTCGTCGTCGACGACGCCGCAACGGTGCGGCTCTACCACTCCAGCCTGCTCACCGGGGCCGGGTTCGAGGTGAGCGAGGCGGCGAACGGCCTGGAGGCGGTCGAGGCGGCCCTCGGCGCCTCGTTCGACCTGTTCGTGGTCGACGTGAACATGCCACGGATGAACGGCTACACCTGCGTCGAGACGCTGCGTTCGGAGACGGTCGGCAGCGACGCCCCGGTCGTGATGATCAGCACCGAGGACCGGCCCGGCGACGCCGACCGGGCGTACCAGGCCGGCGCGAACCTCTACCTGGTCAAACCGGTGGCCGGCGACCGGCTGGCCCGGATCGCCACGATGCTGACCGCCGGGAGGGACGCCGCATGA
- the dtd gene encoding D-aminoacyl-tRNA deacylase: MRALVQTVSRASVTVDGTIVGKIEDGLLVLVGVTHDDTPTKAAELARKTWELRVLDDRSAADLGAPLLVVSQFTLYGDARKGRRPSWSAAAPAEVAEPLIEEYVKALRARGATVETGRFRAHMLVESVNVGPCTVLLEL; encoded by the coding sequence GTGCGTGCGCTGGTGCAGACGGTGAGCCGGGCGAGTGTGACCGTGGACGGGACGATCGTCGGCAAGATCGAGGACGGCCTGTTGGTGCTGGTCGGCGTGACCCACGACGACACCCCGACCAAGGCCGCCGAGCTGGCCCGCAAGACGTGGGAGCTGCGCGTGCTGGACGACCGCTCGGCCGCCGACCTGGGCGCGCCGCTGCTCGTGGTCAGCCAGTTCACCCTCTACGGCGACGCGCGCAAGGGGCGCCGCCCCAGCTGGAGTGCGGCCGCACCGGCCGAGGTCGCCGAACCGCTGATCGAGGAGTACGTGAAAGCACTGCGCGCCCGGGGAGCGACGGTCGAGACCGGTCGCTTCCGGGCGCACATGCTGGTCGAGTCGGTGAATGTCGGACCGTGCACGGTCCTGCTGGAGCTCTAG
- a CDS encoding methyl-accepting chemotaxis protein: MPLTSTATGRGADTSRAARPAGQPAAARPARGGDPDANRRQARSVAKQQQAAERIAAATAEISAQNAQASEASRQLSEAMQQIAAGAEEASGATQESLAAMNQVEERVSGQESTTRQVAELSQALQGLLNETRNGISNLLANVDSASTRQTESVATITELEKQADEIGEIVKTVAHIADQTNLLALNAAIEAARARQHGKGFAVVADEVRTLAETSERSARQIRDLIDEVRNSVTEIAGAVQTSAETARGEVEKGKTITSQLETIRADMGTIMAGATEMAAAAGQAKKAAASAKQRSEEIAAAAEQQSAACEESLQTVAQQTQALRQSDQAAESLAEVSETLRSSTDIAKSAEEVASAAEELSAAVEEINRAASQINVAINEINTGARTAAEKGQQTAEAVNQIEQGAQLSSTRGGAAVERADVILELLAGNKQAVDSMINAIGTAAREGIENVRKVTELEQISRRIDKIVDAIANVSIQTNMLAVNGSVESARAGEFGKGFAVVSTDIRNLARDSADNADRIKDLVKSVQDRIVEVRADLEETSRLSLAEVESAKATTARLEEIERDMQQVRGGNEEVRESALAIAETLGQVKSGLEQISSAANQAEQLAGQASTAAREQAQGAEELAAAVEEIAALADELQNAA, translated from the coding sequence ATGCCCCTCACCAGCACCGCCACCGGGCGCGGCGCCGACACGTCTCGAGCAGCCCGCCCGGCCGGTCAGCCGGCGGCGGCCCGCCCGGCCCGGGGAGGCGACCCGGACGCGAATCGGCGCCAGGCCCGCTCGGTGGCGAAGCAGCAGCAGGCGGCCGAGCGGATCGCCGCCGCCACCGCCGAGATCTCCGCACAGAACGCCCAGGCCTCCGAGGCCTCCCGGCAGCTCTCCGAGGCGATGCAGCAGATCGCGGCGGGCGCCGAGGAGGCCTCCGGCGCGACCCAGGAGAGCCTGGCCGCGATGAACCAGGTCGAGGAACGGGTCAGCGGCCAGGAGTCGACCACCCGGCAGGTCGCCGAGCTGAGCCAGGCTCTGCAGGGCCTGCTGAACGAGACCCGCAACGGGATCAGCAACCTGCTCGCGAACGTGGACAGCGCGTCGACCAGGCAGACCGAGTCGGTGGCGACCATCACCGAGCTGGAGAAGCAGGCCGACGAGATCGGCGAGATCGTCAAGACGGTCGCGCACATCGCCGACCAGACCAACCTGCTGGCACTGAACGCCGCCATCGAGGCGGCCCGCGCCCGGCAGCACGGCAAGGGCTTCGCGGTCGTCGCCGACGAGGTCCGGACGTTGGCCGAGACCAGCGAGCGCAGCGCCCGGCAGATCCGCGATCTGATCGACGAGGTGCGCAACAGCGTCACCGAGATCGCCGGTGCGGTGCAGACGTCCGCCGAGACGGCCCGCGGCGAGGTGGAGAAGGGCAAGACGATCACCTCGCAGTTGGAGACTATCCGTGCCGACATGGGCACGATCATGGCCGGAGCGACCGAGATGGCGGCTGCCGCCGGGCAGGCCAAGAAGGCCGCGGCCAGTGCCAAGCAGCGGTCCGAGGAGATCGCCGCGGCGGCCGAGCAGCAGTCCGCGGCCTGCGAGGAGTCCCTGCAGACGGTGGCTCAGCAGACCCAGGCGCTGCGGCAGAGCGATCAGGCCGCCGAGTCGCTGGCGGAGGTGTCGGAGACCCTGCGCAGCAGCACCGACATCGCCAAGAGCGCCGAGGAGGTCGCGTCCGCGGCCGAGGAGCTGTCGGCCGCGGTGGAGGAGATCAACCGGGCGGCCAGCCAGATCAACGTGGCGATCAACGAGATCAACACCGGCGCGCGTACGGCGGCCGAGAAAGGCCAGCAGACCGCCGAGGCGGTGAACCAGATCGAACAGGGCGCCCAGCTCTCGTCGACCCGGGGCGGGGCCGCGGTGGAGCGCGCCGACGTGATTCTCGAACTGCTGGCCGGCAACAAGCAGGCCGTCGACTCGATGATCAACGCGATCGGCACGGCTGCCCGCGAGGGCATCGAGAACGTCCGCAAAGTGACCGAGCTGGAGCAGATCTCCCGGCGGATCGACAAGATCGTGGACGCCATCGCGAACGTCTCGATCCAGACCAACATGCTGGCCGTGAACGGGTCGGTCGAGTCGGCCCGGGCCGGCGAGTTCGGCAAGGGCTTCGCCGTGGTCTCCACCGACATCCGCAACCTGGCCCGAGACTCGGCGGACAACGCCGACCGGATCAAGGACCTGGTCAAGTCGGTGCAGGACCGGATCGTCGAGGTCCGGGCCGACCTGGAGGAGACCAGCCGGCTGTCGCTGGCCGAGGTGGAGTCGGCGAAGGCCACCACCGCCCGGCTCGAGGAGATCGAGCGGGACATGCAGCAGGTCCGCGGCGGTAACGAGGAGGTCCGCGAGTCGGCCCTGGCCATCGCGGAGACGCTGGGCCAGGTCAAGTCGGGCCTGGAGCAGATCTCGTCGGCGGCCAACCAGGCCGAGCAACTGGCCGGTCAGGCGTCCACCGCGGCCCGGGAGCAGGCCCAGGGCGCCGAAGAGCTCGCGGCCGCGGTCGAGGAGATCGCCGCGCTCGCCGACGAGCTGCAGAACGCCGCCTGA
- a CDS encoding sporulation protein: protein MVFKRMMQALGVGGPSVDTVLTNPNTYPGGYLEGQVHVVGGDHAVDIEYVAIGLMTRVEVESGDSEYQSNQEFHRQRLTGSFKLEPGVRHDVPFRFEVPWQTPITEVYGQHLHGMTMGLATELEVARAVDKSDLDTVAVHPLPAQERILNALLQIGFRFSKADVEQGRVYGVEQHLPFYQEIEFYPPPQYASGINQLELTFLPTPQKLQVVLELDKRGGVFTEGHDAFGSFDVDYASADQIDWVSRLDQWLRQSASRRGLFF from the coding sequence GTGGTCTTCAAGCGAATGATGCAAGCGCTCGGCGTGGGCGGCCCGTCTGTCGACACCGTGCTGACCAACCCGAACACCTATCCCGGCGGTTACCTCGAGGGTCAGGTCCACGTGGTCGGCGGCGACCATGCGGTCGACATCGAATATGTGGCGATCGGCCTGATGACCCGGGTCGAGGTGGAGAGCGGCGACAGTGAGTACCAGTCGAACCAGGAGTTCCACCGCCAGCGGCTGACCGGTTCGTTCAAACTGGAGCCCGGCGTGCGCCACGACGTGCCGTTCCGGTTCGAGGTGCCCTGGCAGACCCCGATCACCGAGGTGTACGGCCAGCACCTGCACGGCATGACGATGGGCCTGGCCACCGAGCTCGAGGTGGCCCGCGCGGTCGACAAGTCGGATCTGGACACGGTGGCCGTGCACCCGCTGCCGGCTCAGGAACGGATCCTCAACGCGCTGCTGCAGATCGGTTTCCGGTTCAGCAAGGCCGACGTGGAGCAGGGCCGGGTCTACGGCGTGGAGCAGCATCTGCCGTTCTACCAGGAGATCGAGTTCTACCCGCCGCCGCAGTACGCGAGCGGCATCAACCAGCTGGAGCTGACCTTCCTGCCGACCCCGCAGAAGCTTCAGGTGGTGCTGGAGCTGGACAAGCGCGGTGGCGTCTTCACCGAGGGGCACGACGCGTTCGGCAGCTTCGACGTCGACTACGCGTCCGCCGACCAGATCGACTGGGTGTCCCGGCTCGACCAGTGGCTGCGCCAGTCCGCCTCCCGCCGCGGCCTGTTCTTCTGA
- the cheB gene encoding chemotaxis-specific protein-glutamate methyltransferase CheB: MPTSVLVVDDSALMRRALKGILAEAGGFEVHTARNGVDALEQLGRLQPDVVTLDINMPEMDGLTCLARIMEEQPTPVVMVSSLTEHNALVTLEALELGAVDYVPKPGGTVSLNIDEVSTDLINKVRNASAAKIKRAGGLSARLKAQSRRTAVPPQREIGAVGAVDLVLIGSSTGGPALLSDLLPQLPGTLGAPVVVAQHIPASFTGALARRLDEICALRVHEVDRIMTVQRGNIYIGRGNADVVVARRTDGLIVKSVPSTPEYRWHPSVDRLVASARRYIDPSRLVCALLTGMGDDGAKEMAVVKEGGGRTIAEAEETAVVWGMPGELARRGGATVVLPSYEIAEKLADWVR, encoded by the coding sequence GTGCCTACGTCCGTACTCGTGGTCGACGACTCGGCGCTGATGCGGCGCGCGCTCAAGGGGATCCTCGCGGAGGCCGGCGGGTTCGAGGTGCACACCGCCCGGAACGGGGTGGACGCGCTGGAACAGCTCGGCCGCCTCCAACCCGACGTGGTGACCCTGGACATCAACATGCCGGAGATGGACGGGCTCACCTGCCTGGCCCGGATCATGGAGGAGCAGCCCACCCCGGTGGTGATGGTCTCCTCGCTGACCGAGCACAACGCCCTGGTCACGTTGGAGGCGCTGGAGCTGGGGGCGGTGGACTACGTGCCGAAGCCGGGCGGCACGGTGTCGCTGAACATCGACGAGGTGTCGACTGACCTGATCAACAAGGTGCGCAACGCGTCGGCCGCGAAAATCAAGCGGGCCGGTGGTCTGAGCGCCCGGCTCAAGGCGCAGAGTCGGCGGACCGCGGTGCCGCCGCAGCGCGAGATCGGCGCCGTCGGCGCGGTGGACCTGGTTCTGATCGGATCGTCGACGGGCGGCCCGGCCCTGCTGTCCGATCTGCTCCCGCAGTTGCCCGGCACGCTCGGGGCGCCGGTGGTGGTGGCCCAGCACATTCCGGCCTCGTTCACCGGGGCGCTGGCCCGCCGCCTCGACGAGATCTGCGCGCTGCGGGTGCACGAGGTCGACCGGATCATGACGGTGCAGCGCGGGAACATCTACATCGGGCGGGGCAACGCCGACGTGGTGGTGGCCCGGCGGACCGACGGCCTGATCGTCAAGAGCGTGCCGTCCACGCCCGAGTACCGCTGGCATCCGAGCGTGGACCGGCTGGTCGCCTCGGCCCGCCGCTACATCGACCCCAGCCGGCTGGTGTGCGCGCTGCTCACCGGCATGGGCGACGACGGCGCCAAGGAGATGGCGGTGGTCAAGGAGGGCGGTGGCCGAACCATCGCCGAGGCCGAGGAGACGGCCGTGGTCTGGGGCATGCCGGGGGAGTTGGCTCGCCGGGGCGGGGCCACCGTGGTGCTGCCGTCTTACGAGATCGCCGAGAAGCTGGCCGACTGGGTCCGCTGA